A genomic segment from Glycine soja cultivar W05 chromosome 18, ASM419377v2, whole genome shotgun sequence encodes:
- the LOC114395864 gene encoding protein DOWNSTREAM OF FLC-like, with protein sequence MATRVLLLMALTLYIFPIATATFHVKGSVYCDTCRAGFETNATFYIRGARVGIQCKERKTMKVAFYSEGVTDSTGTYHIEVENDHRDNICECLLVKSPIKWCSTPDSGRDKSSIVLTHYQNGIVNHLHYANAMGYLRDEPLPECHKLLKYYLADSDV encoded by the exons ATGGCAACAAGGGTGCTTTTGTTGATGGCCCTCACCCTCTATATCTTCCCCATTGCTACAGCAACATTCCATGTCAAGGGTTCCGTTTATTGTGATACCTGCCGTGCTGGATTCGAAACCAATGCCACCTTTTATATTCGAG GTGCAAGGGTCGGAATTCAGTGCAAAGAGAGGAAGACCATGAAGGTAGCTTTCTACTCTGAGGGTGTGACGGACTCCACGGGAACATACCACATTGAGGTTGAAAATGACCACCGTGACAATATTTGCGAATGCTTGCTTGTTAAAAGCCCTATCAAATGGTGTAGCACCCCAGACTCTGGGCGTGACAAATCCAGCATAGTACTAACCCACTACCAAAATGGCATAGTCAACCATCTTCACTATGCAAATGCTATGGGTTACTTGAGGGACGAACCCTTGCCTGAATGCCACAAACTGCTTAAATACTACTTGGCAGACTCAGATGTTTGA
- the LOC114395846 gene encoding ETHYLENE INSENSITIVE 3-like 5 protein: MVLIREEEIVEEMSEAECNIDYEKLKKRMWKDRVLLQKLKEKRQKQEPDVEAKQEASKRKKMSRAQDSVLKYMVKIMEVCNAQGFVYGIIPEKGKPMSGSSGSLRKWWKDQIRFDQNAPVAVSKYLPLLSKDIDLDIASYIHLLQDLQDSTLGSLLSALMQHCAPPQRRFPLEGGLSPPWWPNGEEIWWGEQGLLAQENGPPPYRKPHDLKKAWKVSVLAAVIKHISPDFDKLRRLVTQSKTLQDKMTARDSATWSKVMNHEEALLDLTEKCLKISNDDDNLEEEEEEEEEEEEEEEEEEEEEEEEEGFSGSHEPQLLKRKGAFGFGSTDALVDKLYACQNAGCPQSEPSMEFADKNLRLDHEALCAFRTVDSDVLPFHRYLSNDAPPITSLDDLMNVAFQNDVNLGEAAGGSGTLEDDPCYWLNAIENLELQAALELLVRDNMDFAQNVPAQIPQGQGQEDAASVWGLGTHPTQG; encoded by the coding sequence ATGGTGTTGATCAGAGAAGAAGAGATAGTGGAGGAGATGAGTGAAGCGGAGTGCAATATCGACTACGAGAAGCTGAAGAAACGCATGTGGAAGGACCGAGTCCTTCTGCAGAAGCTGAAGGAGAAGCGGCAGAAACAGGAACCAGACGTGGAAGCGAAACAAGAGGCAtcgaagaggaagaagatgtCACGAGCACAAGACTCGGTTCTCAAGTACATGGTGAAGATCATGGAGGTCTGCAACGCCCAAGGCTTCGTCTACGGCATCATCCCCGAGAAGGGAAAACCCATGTCCGGTTCCTCCGGTAGCCTCCGCAAGTGGTGGAAGGACCAAATCCGCTTTGACCAAAACGCCCCCGTCGCAGTCTCAAAGTACCTCCCActcctctcaaaagacattgACCTTGACATTGCTTCCTACATACACCTCCTCCAAGACTTGCAAGACTCAACCCTAGGGTCTCTTCTTTCCGCTCTCATGCAACACTGTGCCCCTCCACAGAGAAGGTTCCCTTTGGAGGGAGGGCTTTCCCCTCCTTGGTGGCCCAACGGGGAGGAAATCTGGTGGGGCGAACAGGGCCTTCTGGCCCAAGAAAACGGCCCACCTCCTTACAGAAAGCCCCATGACTTGAAAAAGGCTTGGAAAGTTTCTGTCCTCGCCGCAGTTATCAAACACATATCTCCAGATTTTGATAAACTCAGAAGGCTGGTGACTCAGTCCAAGACCTTGCAAGATAAGATGACTGCCAGGGACAGTGCCACGTGGTCAAAAGTCATGAACCATGAAGAGGCTTTGCTAGATCTAACCGAGAAGTGCCTCAAAATATCTAATGATGATGACAaccttgaagaagaagaagaagaagaagaagaagaagaagaagaagaagaagaagaagaagaagaagaagaagaagaagaagggttttctggttctcatgaacctcaactTTTGAAGAGGAAGGGCGCGTTTGGCTTTGGTAGTACTGATGCTTTAGTGGATAAGCTGTATGCTTGTCAAAACGCAGGGTGTCCACAGAGTGAGCCTTCTATGGAGTTTGCGGATAAGAACTTGAGGCTGGACCATGAGGCTCTGTGTGCTTTCCGAACAGTGGATAGCGATGTTCTTCCATTTCACCGTTATCTCTCCAATGATGCACCACCAATCACAAGTTTGGATGATTTGATGAACGTGGCTTTTCAGAATGATGTGAACCTTGGTGAGGCTGCTGGTGGGAGTGGCACATTGGAAGATGACCCTTGTTACTGGCTTAACGCCATTGAAAATCTTGAGTTGCAGGCTGCGTTAGAGTTGTTGGTGAGAGATAACATGGACTTTGCTCAAAATGTTCCGGCGCAGATTCCGCAGGGACAGGGACAAGAGGATGCAGCCTCAGTTTGGGGCTTGGGAACCCATCCAACGCAAGGATAG
- the LOC114396368 gene encoding inositol-3-phosphate synthase-like, translating to MFIENFKVESPNVKYTETEIQSVYNYETTELVHENRNGTYQWIVKPKSVNYQFKTNTHVPKLGVMLVGWGGNNGSTLTGGVIANREGISWATKDKIQQANYFGSLTQASAIRVGSFQGEEIYAPFKSLLPMVNPDDIVFGGWDISNMNLADAMARAKVFDIDLQKQLRPYMESMVPLPGIYDPDFIAANQEERANNVIKGTKQEQVQQIIKDIKAFKEATKVDKVVVLWTANTERYSNLVVGLNDTMENLLAAVDRNEAEISPSTLYAIACVMENVPFINGSPQNTFVPGLIDLAIARNTLIGGDDFKSGQTKMKSVLVDFLVGAGIKPTSIVSYNHLGNNDGMNLSAPQTFRSKEISKSNVVDDMVNSNAILYEPGEHPDHVVVIKYVPYVGDSKRAMDEYTSEIFMGGKNTIVLHNTCEDSLLAAPIILDLVLLAELSTRIQFKAENEGKFHSFHPVATILSYLTKAPLVPPGTPVVNALSKQRAMLENIMRACVGLAPENNMILEYK from the exons ATGTTCATCGAGAATTTTAAGGTAGAGAGTCCTAATGTGAAGTACACCGAGACTGAGATTCAGTCCGTGTACAACTACGAAACCACCGAACTTGTTCACGAGAACAGGAATGGCACCTATCAGTGGATTGTCAAACCCAAATCCGTCAACTACCAATTTAAAACCAACACCCATGTTCCAAAATTGGG GGTGATGCTTGTGGGTTGGGGTGGAAACAACGGCTCTACCCTCACCGGTGGTGTTATTGCTAACAGAGA GGGCATTTCATGGGCTACAAAGGACAAGATTCAACAAGCCAATTACTTTGGCTCCCTCACCCAAGCCTCAGCTATTCGAGTTGGATCCTTCCAGGGAGAGGAAATCTATGCCCCATTCAAGAGTCTGCTTCCAATG GTTAATCCTGACGACATTGTGTTTGGGGGATGGGATATCAGCAACATGAACCTGGCTGATGCCATGGCCAGGGCAAAGGTGTTTGACATCGATTTGCAGAAGCAGTTGAGGCCTTACATGGAATCCATGGTTCCACTCCCCGGAATCTATGACCCGGATTTCATTGCTGCCAACCAAGAGGAGCGTGCCAACAACGTGATCAAGGGCACAAAGCAAGAGCAAGTTCAGCAAATCATCAAAGACATCAA GGCGTTTAAGGAAGCCACCAAAGTGGACAAGGTGGTTGTCCTGTGGACTGCCAACACAGAGAGGTATAGCAATTTGGTTGTAGGCCTTAATGACACCATGGAGAATCTCTTGGCTGCTGTGGACAGAAATGAGGCTGAGATTTCTCCTTCCACCTTGTATGCTATTGCCTGTGTGATGGAAAATGTTCCTTTCATTAATGGAAGTCCTCAGAACACTTTTGTACCAG GGCTGATTGATCTTGCCATCGCGAGGAACACTTTGATTGGTGGAGATGACTTCAAGAGTGGTCAGACCAAAATGAAATCTGTGTTGGTTGATTTTCTTGTGGGGGCTGGTATCAAG CCAACATCTATAGTTAGTTACAACCATCTGGGAAACAATGATGGTATGAATCTCTCGGCTCCACAAACCTTCCGCTCCAAGGAAATCTCCAAGAGCAACGTTGTTGACGATATGGTCAACAGCAATGCCATCCTCTATGAGCCTGGTGAACATCCAGACCATGTTGTTGTTATTAAG TATGTGCCTTACGTAGGGGATAGCAAGAGAGCCATGGATGAGTACACTTCAGAGATATTCATGGGTGGAAAGAACACCATTGTTTTGCACAACACATGTGAGGATTCCCTTTTAGCTGCTCCTATTATCTTGGACTTGGTCCTTCTTGCTGAGCTGAGCACTAGAATCCAGTTTAAAGCTGAAAATGAG GGAAAATTCCACTCATTCCACCCAGTTGCTACCATTCTCAGCTATCTGACCAAGGCTCCTCTG GTTCCACCGGGTACACCAGTGGTGAATGCATTGTCAAAGCAGCGTGCAATGCTGG
- the LOC114396098 gene encoding protein FAR1-RELATED SEQUENCE 11-like — protein sequence MGEGSTSTRDMSTDKINVDLNEYPIEDISLENGYSGTVSEHFDHDIVANDVLEVEEIETYEKENIVSSSQNIEINEFAEEVDRDETYNETNIVPFVGQIFLSEEEAFAFYKRYAYQHGFSVRKGRFIKRNGIMRRRDFFCHREGRSSLKIIEPLKEQRNRESTRCECKAYLRISLQKSHDIFPSEWRVTKFVVEHNHVLLTQSEVRFLPANRTISEDDIERIFLLKEGGLSVRQLMRVIELEKNVKHGYLPFIERDIRNLFVKTKKKVERNDAKDLLKYCEDAKKSCSKFQYAYTLDEERRLEHIFWSPASCSDWYQKYGDVVVFDTTYKVNSYEMPFGIFVGMNSHGKTVLFGCALLRNETISAFRWLMKPPKTILTDQDPWMKEAISKDLPSKKHSFCIWHITFKFSSWFNAILRDKYSKWCSDFYELYKLETCEEFEHQWPKVVAKYNLQSNKHVKGLYEIRNYWALAYLRDHFFGGMTTTGRSESINAFIKRFINSHTSLSDFTKQVWFDVAIDDIKQKEDHDIMLEKCKRINLKLMSPLQEQAHGVLTRFAFQKFQEEFERSTQYSIHHENGNEFVLRYYKDANSRKHMVFGDGKIATCSCKYFEFWGILCRHILSIFLHKDCHEIPSNYLPSRWRLQTSHDDDEVDPQQVNVVFEEQVDVVHCPPPSKTKGRPKRRRLKGGKELSHNMNTCGLCKDVGHNIVTCPLKENTQFSGHTNKKKKICKDANLNPILLPKV from the exons ATGGGGGAAGGTAGTACTAGTACTAGAGATATGAGCACCgataaaataaatgttgattTAAATGAATATCCAATTGAAGATATTTCTTTAGAGAATGGTTATTCAGGAACAGTTAGTGAACATTTTGATCATGATATTGTGGCAAATGATGTATTAGAAGTTGAGGAAATTGAAACTTatgagaaagaaaatattgtgtCTTCTAGTCAGAATATTGAGATAAATGAATTTGCAGAAGAAGTTGATAGAGATGAAACTTATAATGAGACAAATATTGTTCCTTTTGTTGGTCAAATTTTTCTTAGCGAGGAAGAAGCATTTGCATTTTATAAGAGGTATGCATATCAGCATGGGTTCTCTGTTCGAAAAGGTAGATTCATCAAACGAAATGGAATTATGAGGAGGCGTGATTTTTTTTGCCATCGTGAAGGTAGAAGCTCGTTGAAAATCATAGAACCATTAAAAGAACAGAGAAACAGAGAATCAACAAGGTGTGAATGTAAAGCTTATTTAAGAATTTCATTGCAGAAGTCTCATGATATATTTCCAAGTGAGTGGCGAGTTACAAAGTTTGTTGTTGAACATAACCATGTTTTGCTAACCCAATCAGAAGTGCGTTTTTTACCGGCTAACCGAACTATCTCTGAAGATGATATTGAACGCATTTTCTTGTTAAAAGAAGGGGGGCTTTCAGTTAGACAATTGATGCGTGTCATAGAATTAGAGAAAAATGTGAAGCATGGTTATCTTCCATTTATTGAAAGGGACATTCGTAATCTTTTTGTGAAAACCAAGAAAAaagttgaaagaaatgatgCCAAAGATCTTCTCAAGTACTGTGAGGATGCAAAAAAGAGTTGCTCTAAATTTCAGTATGCATATACACTTGATGAAGAGAGAAGGTTAGAGCATATTTTTTGGTCTCCTGCTTCTTGCTCTGATTGGTACCAAAAATATGgtgatgttgttgtgtttgataCTACATACAAGGTCAATTCTTATGAAATGCCATTTGGGATTTTTGTGGGTATGAATAGTCATGGGAAGACTGTACTTTTTGGTTGTGCACTCTTACGAAATGAAACAATATCTGCATTTCGTTGGTTAATGAAG CCACCAAAGACTATACTAACGGATCAAGATCCATGGATGAAAGAAGCAATTTCAAAAGACTTGCCATcaaaaaaacatagtttttgCATATGGCACATCACTTTTAAGTTTAGTAGTTGGTTTAATGCTATACTTCGGGACAAATATTCAAAATGGTGTTCTGATTTTTACGAGTTGTATAAATTGGAGACATGTGAAGAATTTGAGCATCAATGGCCAAAAGTTGTTGCTAAGTATAACTTGCAGTCAAATAAACATGtgaaaggattgtatgaaatcAGGAATTACTGGGCACTCGCTTATCTTCGTGACCATTTCTTTGGTGGGATGACAACTACCGGAAGATCAGAGAGTATTAATGCATTTATTAAAAGATTTATAAATTCTCACACAAGTTTAAGTGACTTTACAAAGCAGGTATGGT ttgATGTAGCGATTGATGATATTAAGCAAAAAGAAGACCatgacataatgttagaaaaGTGCAAAAGAATTAACTTGAAGCTTATGTCACCCTTGCAAGAGCAAGCTCATGGTGTTCTTACAAGATTTGCTTTTCAGAAGTTTCAAGAGGAGTTTGAAAGGTCCACCCAATATTCAATTCATCATGAAAATGGTAATGAATTTGTGTTGCGGTATTATAAAGATGCTAATAGTAGAAAACACATGGTCTTTGGGGATGGTAAAATAGCTACATGTAGTTGCAAGTATTTTGAGTTTTGGGGTATATTATGTCGTCACATTCTCAGTATTTTTCTTCATAAAGATTGTCATGAAATCCCTTCTAACTACTTGCCGTCACGATGGCGGCTTCAAACATCACATGACGATGATGAAGTAGATCCCCAACAAGTCAATGTTGTCTTTGAGGAACAAGTCGATGTTGTTCACTGTCCTCCACCTTCCAAAACAAAAGGTCGTCCCAAACGAAGACGTCTTAAAGGTGGAAAAGAGCTATCACATAACATGAATACTTGTGGATTGTGCAAAGATGTAGGACATAATATTGTTACATGTCCTCTAAAAGAAAATACTCAATTTTCTGGTCAcacaaacaagaagaaaaaaatttgtaaagatGCAAATTTAAATCCAATTCTTCTTCCAAAAGTTTAG